The Petropleomorpha daqingensis genome includes a window with the following:
- a CDS encoding M50 family metallopeptidase — translation MDALGRFWDRVTAVVPDLPTSVLLGTAAAALLLVLSPTLWRLTRNAVTIAHEGAHGAVALAAGRRLSGIRLHSDTSGLTVSAGRPTGLGMVLTLAAGYTGPALFGLGAAALLAAGHAVGLLWALLLLLALLLLQIRNWYGLWSVLVTGLVVFAATWWLPPTGQAGFAAVGTWFLLLAAPKTVFELQRSRRRRRAPDSDADQLARLTRLPAVVWVGVFLVVDLAALTLGAWWLVG, via the coding sequence GTGGACGCCCTCGGCCGGTTCTGGGACCGGGTCACCGCCGTCGTCCCCGACCTGCCGACGTCGGTGCTGCTCGGCACCGCCGCGGCCGCGCTCCTGCTGGTCCTCTCCCCCACCCTGTGGCGGCTGACCCGGAACGCCGTCACCATCGCCCACGAGGGCGCGCACGGCGCGGTCGCCCTCGCCGCCGGACGACGGCTCTCCGGCATCCGGCTGCACTCGGACACCTCGGGCCTGACCGTGTCGGCCGGGCGGCCCACGGGGCTGGGCATGGTGCTCACCCTCGCCGCCGGCTACACCGGCCCGGCCCTGTTCGGGCTGGGCGCGGCGGCGCTGCTCGCGGCCGGGCACGCCGTCGGGCTGCTGTGGGCGCTGCTGCTCCTGCTCGCCCTGCTCCTGCTGCAGATCCGCAACTGGTACGGGCTGTGGTCGGTGCTGGTCACCGGCCTCGTCGTCTTCGCCGCGACCTGGTGGCTGCCGCCGACCGGCCAGGCCGGCTTCGCCGCCGTCGGCACCTGGTTCCTCCTGCTGGCCGCGCCCAAGACGGTGTTCGAGCTGCAGCGCTCCCGCCGGCGCCGCCGGGCACCGGACTCCGACGCCGACCAGCTGGCCCGGCTCACCCGGCTGCCGGCCGTCGTCTGGGTCGGCGTCTTCCTGGTTGTCGACCTCGCTGCCTTGACCCTCGGCGCCTGGTGGCTCGTCGGCTGA
- a CDS encoding ABC transporter permease, with translation MTAATSLPVHTGPRAALSDALTMIGRSVRLTRRDVETLVMSVVLPLTLMALFVYVFGGAIGTGGDYVDYVVPGIILLCAGFGAAATATAVATDMSSGMVDRLRSLPIRSSAVLTGHVVASVARNALSTAVVVLAAIGMGFRPDAGPVEWLLAIGVLLLYVLALSWLAAFLGVLAGSVESANALSFAMLFLPYLSSAFVPTRTMPAVLRAVAEHQPITPVIETVRGLLTGTAIGSSGVLALAWCTGLLVVSATAAGWAFRRRTRS, from the coding sequence ATGACCGCCGCCACTTCCCTACCCGTCCACACCGGGCCGCGCGCCGCGCTCAGCGACGCGCTGACCATGATCGGCCGCAGCGTGCGGCTCACCCGCCGCGACGTCGAGACGCTGGTGATGTCCGTCGTCCTGCCGCTGACGCTCATGGCGCTGTTCGTCTACGTCTTCGGCGGGGCGATCGGGACCGGCGGCGACTACGTGGACTACGTCGTCCCCGGCATCATCCTGCTCTGCGCGGGCTTCGGGGCCGCCGCCACGGCGACCGCCGTCGCGACCGACATGAGCAGCGGCATGGTCGACCGGCTCCGCTCGCTGCCGATCCGCAGCTCCGCCGTCCTGACCGGGCACGTCGTCGCCAGCGTCGCCCGCAACGCGCTGTCCACCGCCGTCGTCGTCCTCGCCGCGATCGGCATGGGCTTCCGGCCGGACGCCGGACCGGTCGAGTGGCTACTGGCGATCGGCGTCCTGCTCCTCTACGTGCTCGCGCTGTCCTGGCTCGCCGCGTTCCTCGGCGTGCTGGCCGGCAGCGTCGAGTCCGCCAACGCGCTGAGCTTCGCGATGCTGTTCCTGCCGTACCTGAGCAGCGCGTTCGTGCCGACCCGCACGATGCCGGCGGTGCTGCGCGCGGTCGCCGAGCACCAGCCGATCACCCCGGTGATCGAGACGGTCCGCGGGCTGCTGACCGGGACGGCGATCGGCAGCTCGGGCGTCCTGGCGCTCGCCTGGTGCACCGGGCTGCTCGTCGTCTCGGCGACCGCGGCCGGGTGGGCGTTCCGGCGGCGCACCCGCAGCTGA
- a CDS encoding ATP-binding cassette domain-containing protein, with translation MIVEVRNLQKSFGEHRVLTGVDLSAAEGTVLALLGPNGAGKTTTVRILTTLTRPDAGTVTVAGHDVVREPARVRAAISLTGQSVAVDDRQTGRENLVMAGRLAHLGRAGARRRAAELLERFDLAEAGDRRVQTWSGGMRRRLDLAMSLVARPRVVFLDEPTTGLDPASRLTMWDAVAELVAAGTTIVLTTQYLEEADRLADRIVLIDGGRVAASGTADELKAAVGSERLELTFRDRGSWQEAAHALAPAPLVTDPAALRLGLATDGSAAHVHRVLDELAAAGIAVDRISSTRPTLDDVFLALTARPATELLETR, from the coding sequence GTGATCGTCGAGGTCCGCAACCTGCAGAAGTCCTTCGGCGAGCACCGGGTGCTCACCGGCGTCGACCTGAGCGCCGCCGAGGGCACCGTCCTCGCGCTGCTCGGCCCCAACGGCGCGGGCAAGACCACGACCGTCCGCATCCTGACCACGCTGACCCGCCCGGACGCCGGCACTGTGACCGTCGCCGGTCACGACGTCGTCCGCGAGCCGGCCCGCGTGCGCGCCGCGATCAGCCTGACCGGCCAGTCGGTGGCCGTCGACGACCGGCAGACCGGGCGGGAGAACCTCGTCATGGCCGGCCGGCTCGCCCACCTCGGCCGGGCCGGAGCCCGCCGCCGGGCGGCCGAGCTGCTGGAGCGCTTCGACCTGGCCGAGGCCGGCGACCGGCGGGTGCAGACGTGGTCGGGCGGCATGCGCCGCCGCCTCGACCTGGCCATGAGCCTGGTCGCCCGGCCGCGCGTCGTGTTCCTCGACGAGCCGACCACCGGGCTGGACCCGGCGAGCCGGCTGACCATGTGGGACGCCGTCGCCGAGCTCGTCGCCGCCGGCACCACGATCGTGCTCACCACCCAGTACCTCGAGGAGGCCGACCGGCTCGCCGACCGCATCGTGCTCATCGACGGCGGTCGCGTGGCCGCGTCGGGCACCGCCGACGAGCTCAAGGCGGCCGTCGGCAGCGAACGCCTCGAGCTCACCTTCCGCGACCGCGGCTCGTGGCAGGAGGCCGCGCACGCGCTCGCCCCCGCTCCCCTGGTCACCGACCCCGCCGCCCTGCGGCTCGGGCTGGCGACCGACGGCAGCGCCGCCCACGTGCACCGGGTGCTCGACGAGCTCGCCGCTGCCGGCATCGCCGTCGACCGGATCTCGTCGACCCGCCCGACCCTCGACGACGTCTTCCTCGCCCTCACCGCGCGCCCCGCCACCGAGCTCCTGGAGACCCGATGA